Proteins from a genomic interval of Caulobacter sp. NIBR1757:
- a CDS encoding N-acetyltransferase: MTIRAAGPADHAAIQALVAAAFGQPDEAHLVDALRADGDALLELVAIEDGAVAGHILFSPLTTDTGRRLAALAPLSVQPGRQKAGLGTALMQEGHRRLAAAGIEAVIVLGHPAYYPRAGYSADLARTVKSPFRGPHFMALELVPGSLTAPLTITYAKAFGL; the protein is encoded by the coding sequence GTGACGATCCGCGCCGCCGGGCCCGCCGACCATGCCGCCATCCAGGCGCTGGTCGCGGCGGCCTTCGGACAGCCAGACGAAGCGCATTTGGTCGACGCCCTCCGCGCCGACGGCGACGCCCTGCTGGAACTGGTGGCTATCGAGGACGGCGCCGTCGCCGGCCACATCCTGTTCAGCCCGCTGACCACCGACACCGGCCGCCGCCTGGCCGCCCTCGCCCCCCTGTCGGTACAGCCCGGCCGCCAGAAGGCCGGCTTGGGCACAGCCCTGATGCAGGAGGGCCACCGCCGCCTGGCCGCGGCCGGCATCGAGGCCGTCATCGTGCTCGGCCATCCCGCCTACTACCCCCGCGCCGGCTACAGCGCCGACCTGGCCAGGACGGTTAAGTCACCGTTCCGGGGGCCGCATTTCATGGCCCTCGAACTGGTCCCCGGGTCCCTGACCGCCCCCCTGACCATCACCTACGCCAAAGCCTTCGGCCTCTAA
- a CDS encoding ATP-binding protein — translation MAMSDDRAGEATPRVLRGGNGKITVGRLGILPLVIITAVVILLCATLVVRQAAAAIAEVIQAREEKVLSQGVSRRLTQLNDDIAYVSVWNEAYEKSVLKVDQAWIHENYGQYFADHMRHSLTLMIGPDGRIVYAAEGGKKVSTARLSGFANAARPLFEKVRGQTGQQGAALDMARYRHGMGVVTQGGRAWLVAAGSVAPEADWRGTMKSGREPVIVSAIEMTPAFLRNLQADYDLRGLKLLAPGQRAAAGIDLKGVDGKPVARLGWTPMKPRQAVLGKAGGTFAAMGVCLLLLIILLMLRIRAVADDLKASARAARAADHAKSVFLANMSHEIRTPLNAVLGMAQVMEGDTLEPRQRERLTLIRDAGHTLLGVLNDVLDLSRIEAGQVSITDAPFELDGLAKGVLGAFDGQASAKGVVLKLELSAHGWWKGDAQRIRQIVSNLVSNAVKFTEAGEVRLIIDATAEGLSFRVEDTGPGIAPDILTGLFARFAQADASITRRHGGTGLGLAISRELAELMGGRLTATSELGEGSVFVLELPLARVAAEAPAAAPAATVPLEGAVRILAAEDNAANRRVLAAMLEPLGAELIMVEDGRQLVEAWARGGADVVLADIQMPVMSGLEAARAIRRAEAAQGLHRTPIIALTANVMSDQVAQYMAAGMDSHVAKPIQMAALFAALQAALDGEPSSQALAG, via the coding sequence ATGGCGATGTCAGATGATCGGGCCGGTGAGGCCACCCCCCGTGTGTTGCGCGGGGGAAACGGCAAAATCACCGTCGGCCGCCTGGGTATCCTGCCTCTGGTCATCATTACCGCCGTGGTCATCCTGCTGTGCGCAACCCTGGTCGTCCGCCAGGCGGCGGCGGCGATCGCCGAGGTCATCCAGGCCCGTGAGGAGAAGGTGTTGTCCCAGGGCGTGAGCCGGCGCCTGACCCAGCTGAACGACGACATCGCCTATGTCTCGGTGTGGAACGAGGCCTACGAGAAGTCGGTGCTCAAAGTCGATCAAGCGTGGATTCATGAGAACTACGGCCAGTACTTCGCGGATCACATGCGCCACAGCCTGACCCTGATGATCGGGCCGGACGGGCGGATCGTCTATGCCGCCGAGGGCGGCAAGAAGGTTTCCACGGCACGGCTGTCCGGCTTTGCCAATGCTGCTCGACCCCTGTTCGAAAAGGTTCGCGGTCAGACCGGCCAGCAGGGCGCGGCTCTGGATATGGCCCGCTACCGCCACGGTATGGGGGTTGTGACCCAGGGGGGCAGGGCCTGGCTGGTCGCCGCCGGTTCGGTGGCGCCTGAGGCCGACTGGCGCGGGACGATGAAGAGCGGGCGCGAGCCGGTCATCGTCTCGGCGATCGAGATGACCCCGGCCTTCCTGCGGAACCTGCAGGCCGACTACGACCTGCGGGGGCTGAAGCTGCTGGCCCCCGGCCAACGGGCGGCGGCCGGCATCGATCTGAAGGGCGTCGACGGCAAGCCGGTCGCGCGGCTCGGCTGGACGCCGATGAAGCCGCGCCAGGCGGTGCTCGGCAAGGCCGGCGGGACGTTCGCGGCGATGGGCGTCTGCCTGCTGCTGCTGATCATCCTGCTGATGTTGCGCATCCGGGCGGTGGCCGACGACCTGAAGGCCTCGGCCCGCGCCGCCCGCGCCGCCGACCACGCCAAGAGCGTCTTCCTGGCCAATATGAGCCACGAGATCCGCACGCCGCTGAATGCCGTGCTGGGCATGGCCCAGGTGATGGAGGGCGATACGCTGGAGCCGCGCCAGCGCGAGCGGCTGACCCTGATCCGCGATGCCGGCCACACCCTGCTGGGGGTGCTCAACGACGTCCTCGACCTGTCGCGGATCGAGGCCGGACAGGTCAGCATCACCGACGCGCCGTTCGAACTGGACGGGCTGGCCAAAGGCGTGCTGGGGGCCTTCGACGGCCAGGCGAGCGCCAAGGGCGTGGTGCTGAAACTGGAACTGTCGGCCCACGGATGGTGGAAGGGGGACGCCCAGCGCATCCGCCAGATTGTCAGCAACCTGGTCTCCAACGCCGTGAAATTCACCGAGGCGGGCGAGGTGCGGCTGATCATCGACGCGACGGCGGAGGGGCTGTCGTTCCGTGTCGAGGACACCGGTCCGGGCATCGCGCCGGACATCCTGACCGGCCTGTTCGCCCGCTTCGCCCAGGCCGACGCCTCGATCACCCGACGGCATGGCGGCACCGGGCTGGGCCTGGCGATCAGCCGCGAGCTGGCCGAACTGATGGGCGGCCGGCTGACGGCGACGAGCGAGCTGGGCGAGGGCTCGGTCTTTGTGCTGGAGCTGCCGCTGGCGCGGGTGGCGGCCGAGGCGCCGGCCGCGGCGCCGGCCGCGACGGTCCCGCTGGAGGGCGCCGTGCGAATCCTGGCGGCCGAGGACAACGCCGCCAACCGCCGGGTGCTGGCCGCCATGCTGGAGCCGCTGGGCGCCGAGCTGATCATGGTCGAGGACGGTCGCCAGCTGGTCGAGGCCTGGGCGCGGGGCGGAGCCGATGTGGTGCTGGCCGACATCCAGATGCCGGTGATGAGCGGGCTGGAGGCGGCGCGGGCGATTCGCCGCGCCGAGGCGGCCCAGGGCCTGCACCGCACGCCGATCATCGCCCTGACCGCCAATGTGATGAGCGACCAGGTCGCGCAGTACATGGCGGCCGGAATGGACAGCCATGTCGCCAAGCCGATCCAGATGGCGGCGCTGTTCGCCGCCCTGCAGGCGGCGCTGGACGGCGAACCGTCCTCTCAAGCCCTGGCCGGCTAG
- a CDS encoding PAS domain-containing protein encodes MGRFALNPFGPDAEPILWRVIPQRPPSIASAAAVTAAAFLVAFGLRLVLAGAHNAFNASSSYFPVFIIATLYAGQRWGWGVLLLALAMGVLAPFGATRAADGILILFGLSGAVTILVAAAARAALVRMRAETQARTEAEGRLKLAESAGGLGLWDWNLETNVGTWSSGVYHNLGIAPRNGPRVYADLMAAIHPDDRERVTAANRAAFKSAQVYQIEYRTIGDDGQERWIHARGQVHRDPSGRACRVVGYNLDVTERHRAAEQIRESEARFRALADSAPALLWVSMPGGAREFVNLAYVEFAGEGYEAALHLDWRTRLHPEDLNRVLREQAAGEASLKPFELEARYRRADGEWRWLRSFSQPRLSPGGDVAGLAGIAFDVTDAKQVEADLQRLNDLLTERVEEAMAQRDQAQAALIQSQKLEALGQLTGGVAHDFNNLLTVIIGALDIVQRHPADATRTERLAKAALDAAQRGERLTRQLLAFSRRQPLRNEVLAIDATIKDSAQLYSRALGERYMLDLDLAAPEARVLIDPAQLDAALMNLLVNARDAMEGGGVITLSSHIADRCIGETLPGPCLCISVRDGGVGMDPATVARVFEPFFSTKPVGKGTGLGLSQVYGFASQSGGGAEIESRPGEGTTVSIFLPLTNDAETRVEPEARPADARPLHVLLVEDDPEVADLAQAMLRELGHRITFADTVETALAALRAVPDLDLLLTDVVMPGPRNGVDLAREAAALRPGLPILLTSGYTGEALDDAEAAPWPLLRKPYTLDVLARTLAAHARPAGVEDEYV; translated from the coding sequence ATGGGCCGTTTCGCCCTCAATCCCTTCGGCCCTGACGCCGAGCCGATCCTGTGGCGGGTCATCCCGCAACGGCCGCCGTCGATCGCCAGCGCGGCGGCCGTCACGGCGGCTGCCTTTCTGGTCGCCTTTGGGCTGCGGCTGGTGCTGGCCGGCGCCCACAACGCCTTCAACGCCTCCTCCTCCTACTTCCCGGTCTTCATCATCGCCACCCTCTACGCCGGGCAACGCTGGGGCTGGGGCGTGTTGCTGCTCGCCCTGGCGATGGGGGTCCTGGCCCCGTTCGGCGCCACCCGCGCCGCCGACGGCATCCTGATCCTGTTCGGCCTCTCCGGGGCCGTGACCATCCTGGTCGCCGCCGCCGCCCGCGCCGCCCTGGTGCGCATGCGGGCCGAGACCCAGGCCCGCACCGAAGCCGAGGGCCGGCTCAAGCTGGCCGAATCGGCTGGCGGCCTCGGCCTGTGGGACTGGAACCTGGAGACCAACGTCGGAACCTGGTCGAGCGGTGTCTACCACAACCTCGGCATCGCTCCGCGCAACGGCCCGCGGGTCTACGCGGACCTGATGGCCGCCATCCACCCCGACGACCGCGAGCGGGTCACCGCCGCCAACCGGGCCGCCTTCAAGAGCGCCCAGGTCTATCAGATCGAATACCGCACCATCGGCGATGACGGCCAGGAGCGCTGGATCCATGCGCGCGGTCAGGTCCACCGTGACCCCTCCGGCCGGGCTTGCCGGGTCGTTGGCTACAACCTCGACGTCACCGAACGCCACCGCGCCGCCGAACAGATCCGCGAGAGCGAGGCCCGCTTCCGGGCCCTCGCCGACAGCGCCCCGGCCCTGCTCTGGGTGTCGATGCCCGGCGGAGCCCGCGAGTTCGTCAACCTCGCCTACGTCGAGTTCGCCGGCGAAGGCTATGAGGCCGCCCTCCACCTTGACTGGCGCACCCGGCTGCATCCCGAGGATCTCAACCGCGTGCTGCGCGAGCAGGCGGCCGGCGAGGCCAGCCTCAAGCCCTTCGAGCTCGAGGCCCGCTATCGCCGCGCCGACGGCGAGTGGCGCTGGCTGCGCAGCTTCTCTCAGCCGCGCCTTTCGCCGGGCGGGGATGTCGCCGGTCTCGCCGGCATCGCCTTCGACGTCACCGACGCCAAGCAGGTCGAGGCCGATCTGCAGCGGCTCAACGACCTGCTGACCGAGCGGGTCGAGGAAGCGATGGCTCAGAGGGACCAGGCCCAGGCCGCCCTCATCCAGTCCCAGAAGCTCGAAGCCCTCGGCCAGCTGACCGGCGGCGTCGCCCACGACTTCAACAACCTGCTGACCGTCATCATCGGCGCCCTCGACATCGTCCAGCGCCACCCGGCCGACGCCACCCGCACCGAGCGCCTGGCCAAGGCCGCCCTCGACGCGGCCCAGCGTGGCGAACGCCTGACCCGCCAGCTCCTCGCCTTTTCCCGCCGCCAGCCGCTGCGCAACGAGGTGCTGGCCATAGACGCGACGATCAAGGACAGCGCCCAGCTCTACAGCCGGGCGCTCGGCGAACGCTACATGCTCGATCTCGACCTGGCCGCGCCGGAGGCCCGGGTGCTGATCGACCCGGCCCAGCTGGATGCGGCGCTGATGAACCTGCTGGTCAACGCCCGCGACGCCATGGAGGGCGGTGGGGTGATCACCCTGTCCAGCCATATCGCCGATCGCTGCATCGGCGAGACCCTGCCCGGCCCCTGCCTGTGCATCAGCGTCCGCGACGGCGGCGTCGGCATGGACCCGGCCACCGTGGCCCGGGTGTTCGAACCCTTCTTCAGCACCAAGCCGGTCGGCAAGGGCACGGGCCTCGGCCTCTCCCAGGTCTACGGCTTCGCCAGCCAGAGCGGCGGCGGCGCCGAGATCGAGAGCCGGCCGGGCGAGGGGACGACGGTGTCGATCTTCCTGCCCCTGACCAACGACGCCGAGACCCGGGTCGAACCGGAAGCCCGCCCCGCCGACGCCCGTCCGCTGCACGTGCTGCTGGTCGAGGACGACCCGGAGGTGGCCGACCTCGCCCAGGCCATGCTGCGCGAGCTTGGCCACCGCATCACCTTCGCCGACACCGTCGAGACCGCCCTGGCCGCTCTGCGGGCCGTCCCCGACCTCGACCTGCTGCTGACCGACGTCGTCATGCCCGGCCCCCGCAACGGCGTCGACCTGGCCCGCGAGGCCGCCGCCCTGCGGCCGGGTCTGCCCATCCTGCTGACCAGCGGCTACACCGGCGAGGCGCTCGACGACGCCGAGGCGGCCCCCTGGCCCCTGCTGCGCAAGCCCTACACCCTCGACGTCCTGGCCCGCACCCTGGCCGCCCACGCCCGGCCGGCCGGAGTGGAAGATGAATATGTCTAG
- a CDS encoding cell wall hydrolase, protein MALALVALIAAACASDYRVREGTGRERGLSALTRGFGEGAFRRLTADMDPAMMALARRHDGAASTDYWGRVPGWESYNLARLPVLGVGTMTEDEARLINALQPVATEPPPPARPFVLKANPEDRAAAIKCLTQAIYYEAAVEPLEGQRAVAQTVLNRVRHPGYPKSVCGVVYQGALRLTGCQFSFTCDGSLARVPNPVIWSRAERLAIEALGGHVEKAVGTATHYHADYVSPYWAPTLYKIVQIGRHIFYRWTGPWGLPPAFNGRYAGGEANLTAAVLEGLDSRIQGEGLAPDSIAGSVSLISTATRTVVLSVDGVEQTYTMAAPPAPGQETLHTPGVLAPPRRAPTPEEVADINARLKALEEDPDAPMATAPKPQAPAEADGGQPGDLPIGRRKQE, encoded by the coding sequence GTGGCCCTCGCGCTCGTTGCGCTGATCGCCGCCGCCTGCGCCAGTGACTACCGGGTGCGCGAGGGGACGGGGCGTGAGCGCGGGCTGTCGGCCCTGACGCGGGGCTTTGGCGAGGGCGCCTTTCGCCGGCTGACCGCTGACATGGACCCGGCCATGATGGCGCTGGCCAGGCGCCATGACGGGGCGGCCAGCACCGACTACTGGGGCCGGGTGCCCGGCTGGGAGAGCTACAACCTGGCGCGGCTGCCGGTGCTGGGCGTCGGGACGATGACCGAGGACGAGGCGCGGCTGATCAACGCCCTGCAGCCGGTCGCGACCGAGCCGCCGCCGCCGGCCAGGCCCTTCGTTCTCAAGGCCAATCCAGAAGACCGCGCCGCCGCCATCAAATGCCTGACCCAGGCCATCTACTACGAGGCCGCCGTCGAGCCGCTGGAAGGCCAGCGGGCCGTGGCCCAGACGGTGCTCAACCGGGTGCGCCACCCGGGCTATCCCAAGAGCGTCTGCGGGGTGGTCTACCAGGGGGCCCTGCGGCTCACCGGCTGCCAGTTCAGCTTCACCTGCGACGGCTCGCTGGCCCGGGTTCCCAACCCGGTGATCTGGAGCCGGGCCGAGCGGCTGGCGATCGAGGCGCTGGGCGGTCACGTCGAGAAGGCGGTCGGGACGGCGACCCACTATCACGCCGACTATGTGTCGCCCTACTGGGCCCCGACCCTCTACAAGATCGTCCAGATCGGGCGGCATATCTTCTACCGCTGGACCGGGCCCTGGGGCCTGCCGCCGGCCTTCAACGGGCGTTATGCCGGCGGCGAGGCCAACCTGACGGCGGCGGTGCTGGAGGGGCTGGATTCGCGCATCCAGGGCGAGGGGCTGGCGCCGGACAGCATTGCCGGCTCGGTCAGCCTGATCAGCACGGCGACGCGGACGGTGGTGCTGTCGGTCGATGGCGTCGAGCAGACCTACACCATGGCCGCCCCGCCGGCGCCGGGGCAGGAGACGCTGCATACCCCGGGCGTGCTGGCCCCGCCCCGGCGGGCCCCGACACCGGAGGAGGTGGCCGACATCAACGCCAGGCTGAAGGCGCTGGAGGAGGACCCGGACGCGCCGATGGCGACGGCCCCGAAGCCGCAGGCGCCGGCGGAGGCGGATGGCGGTCAGCCGGGGGATTTGCCGATCGGGCGGCGGAAGCAGGAGTAG
- the trxB gene encoding thioredoxin-disulfide reductase: MSTPRTTRCLIIGSGPAGYTAAIYAARALLKPVLIAGIQPGGQLTITTDVENYPGFADVIQGPWLMDQMKAQAEHVGTEFVSDIVLSADLSKRPFHIKCDSGEEWLAETLIIATGAQAKWLGIDSEARFQGFGVSACATCDGFFYRGKDVVVVGGGNTAVEEALFLTNFASRVTLVHRKDELRAEKILQERLFAHPKIEVVWDHVIDEVTGDTDPTGVTGVRLKSVKTGETRDLACDGVFIAIGHAPSSELFAGQLEMHSGSYLKVQPGTASTAIPGVYAAGDVTDDIYRQAVTAAGMGCMAALEAVRFLAEQDHAKANHPISHGEAQKIGVW, translated from the coding sequence ATGTCTACGCCCCGCACCACCCGCTGCCTGATCATCGGTTCCGGCCCCGCCGGCTACACCGCCGCCATCTATGCGGCCCGCGCGCTGCTCAAACCCGTGCTGATCGCCGGCATCCAGCCGGGCGGCCAGCTGACCATCACCACGGATGTCGAGAACTACCCGGGCTTCGCCGATGTCATCCAGGGCCCCTGGCTGATGGACCAGATGAAGGCCCAGGCCGAGCATGTCGGGACCGAATTCGTCAGCGATATCGTCCTCTCCGCCGACCTCTCCAAACGCCCCTTCCACATCAAGTGCGACAGCGGCGAGGAATGGCTGGCCGAGACCCTGATCATCGCCACCGGCGCGCAAGCCAAGTGGCTGGGCATCGACAGCGAAGCCAGGTTCCAGGGCTTCGGCGTCAGCGCCTGCGCCACCTGCGACGGCTTCTTCTATCGCGGCAAGGACGTGGTCGTGGTCGGCGGCGGCAACACCGCCGTCGAGGAAGCCCTGTTCCTCACCAACTTCGCCTCCAGGGTTACGCTCGTTCACCGCAAGGACGAGCTGCGGGCCGAGAAGATCCTGCAGGAACGCCTTTTCGCCCATCCCAAGATCGAGGTGGTCTGGGACCATGTCATCGACGAGGTCACGGGAGACACCGATCCCACGGGCGTCACCGGCGTGCGCCTGAAATCGGTGAAGACCGGCGAGACCCGCGACCTCGCCTGCGACGGCGTCTTCATCGCCATCGGCCACGCCCCTTCGTCGGAACTGTTCGCCGGCCAGCTGGAGATGCATTCGGGCAGCTACCTGAAGGTCCAGCCAGGCACCGCGTCCACCGCCATCCCCGGCGTCTACGCAGCCGGCGACGTCACCGACGACATCTACCGCCAGGCCGTCACCGCCGCCGGCATGGGCTGCATGGCCGCCCTGGAGGCCGTCCGCTTCCTGGCCGAACAGGACCACGCGAAGGCCAACCACCCGATCAGCCACGGCGAAGCCCAGAAGATCGGGGTCTGGTGA
- the pseI gene encoding pseudaminic acid synthase, whose product MSKAPTIEIAGRPIGPEHPPFVICELSGNHNGSLDRALTMIDAAAETGADAIKIQTYTADTITLDVDRPEFRIKGGLWDGRSLHELYREAQTPYEWHPALFERAAKRGVILFSSPFDETAVDLLSGLDAPAYKIASFEAVDLPLIRYAAAKGKPLIISTGMANAAEMAAARDAALEAGAAGVVLLHCVSSYPATFADANVRTVADMAARFDCPIGLSDHTPGTAASVAAVAMGACVIEKHFTLARSDGGPDAAFSLEPGEFAALVRDCRDGWAALGRAHYDVLGSEKANIQFRRSLYVTADVAAGEVLSRANIRSVRPGAGLPPAELDSVLGRPAARDLKRGEPLQRDMVG is encoded by the coding sequence ATGAGCAAGGCGCCCACCATCGAGATCGCGGGGCGGCCCATCGGGCCGGAGCATCCGCCGTTCGTCATCTGCGAGCTGTCGGGCAACCACAACGGCAGCCTGGACCGGGCGCTGACCATGATCGACGCGGCGGCGGAGACCGGCGCCGACGCCATAAAGATCCAGACCTACACCGCCGACACCATCACCCTCGATGTCGACCGGCCGGAGTTCAGGATCAAGGGCGGGCTGTGGGACGGCCGCTCGCTGCACGAGCTCTATCGTGAGGCCCAGACGCCCTATGAATGGCATCCGGCCCTGTTCGAGCGGGCGGCGAAGCGGGGGGTGATCCTGTTCTCCAGCCCATTCGACGAGACGGCGGTGGACCTGCTCAGCGGCCTGGACGCGCCAGCCTACAAGATCGCCAGCTTCGAGGCGGTGGACCTGCCGCTGATCCGCTATGCGGCGGCGAAGGGCAAGCCGCTGATCATCTCCACCGGCATGGCCAATGCGGCCGAGATGGCGGCGGCGCGGGATGCGGCGTTGGAGGCCGGGGCGGCCGGGGTGGTGCTGCTGCACTGCGTGTCCAGCTATCCGGCCACCTTCGCCGACGCCAATGTGCGCACGGTGGCCGACATGGCGGCCAGGTTTGATTGCCCCATCGGCCTGTCGGACCACACGCCGGGGACGGCGGCTTCGGTGGCGGCGGTGGCCATGGGGGCCTGCGTCATCGAGAAACACTTCACCCTGGCGCGGTCCGACGGCGGGCCGGATGCGGCCTTCAGCCTGGAGCCCGGCGAGTTCGCTGCCCTGGTCCGCGACTGCAGGGACGGCTGGGCGGCGCTGGGCCGGGCGCACTACGACGTGCTGGGCTCCGAGAAGGCCAACATCCAGTTCCGCCGCTCGCTCTATGTCACCGCCGACGTGGCGGCGGGCGAGGTGCTGAGCCGGGCCAACATCCGCTCGGTGCGGCCAGGGGCGGGCCTGCCGCCGGCCGAGCTGGACAGCGTGCTGGGTCGGCCGGCGGCGAGGGACCTGAAGCGGGGCGAGCCGCTGCAGCGGGACATGGTCGGTTGA
- the pseG gene encoding UDP-2,4-diacetamido-2,4,6-trideoxy-beta-L-altropyranose hydrolase: MSVLFVCNAGPEVGGGHVMRSLTLARALEQRGVAVSFLCPPAVTAVLEAFAPDIHRVWAGSTESPRIVAAVRTAKADLVVFDHYGLDADDHRAAAGARPVLVIDDLADRPLGADLVLDSGPSRTAEDYLGLLPGHARLLLGPANAPVRPEFAALRPAALARRTTGQPPRRLLVSLGLGDLNGITGKVLEMLAPMTGELAVDVVMGAAAPSLSKVQALALVYPQLTLHIDTPDMAALTAQADLAVGGGGSSSWERCVLALPTLLLILADNQRPAARALESVGAVMALEVANPDFTGHFEEDVARLLTDGRLRTGMALAAADVCDGRGADRVADAVMGLLRP; encoded by the coding sequence ATGAGCGTCCTCTTCGTCTGCAATGCCGGACCGGAGGTCGGCGGCGGCCATGTCATGCGGTCCCTGACCCTGGCCCGGGCGCTTGAGCAGCGCGGCGTCGCCGTCAGTTTCCTCTGCCCGCCGGCGGTGACCGCCGTTCTGGAAGCCTTCGCCCCCGACATCCACCGGGTCTGGGCCGGCTCGACGGAAAGCCCCCGCATCGTCGCCGCCGTGCGCACGGCAAAGGCCGACCTCGTCGTCTTCGACCACTACGGCCTCGACGCCGACGACCACCGCGCCGCCGCCGGGGCCCGCCCGGTGCTGGTCATCGACGACCTCGCCGACCGGCCGCTGGGGGCCGACCTGGTGCTCGACAGTGGCCCGTCGCGCACGGCCGAGGACTACCTCGGCCTGCTGCCCGGCCATGCCCGGCTGCTGCTCGGCCCGGCCAACGCCCCCGTCCGTCCCGAGTTCGCCGCCCTCCGCCCCGCCGCCCTCGCCCGCCGCACCACAGGCCAGCCACCGCGCCGCCTGCTGGTCTCGCTCGGCCTCGGCGACCTCAATGGCATCACCGGCAAGGTGCTGGAGATGCTGGCCCCGATGACCGGCGAGCTGGCCGTCGATGTGGTCATGGGCGCCGCCGCCCCCAGCCTGTCGAAGGTCCAGGCCCTGGCCCTGGTCTATCCCCAGCTGACCCTGCACATCGACACGCCCGACATGGCCGCCCTCACGGCCCAGGCCGACCTCGCCGTCGGCGGCGGCGGCTCGAGCAGCTGGGAGCGCTGTGTCCTGGCCCTGCCCACCCTGCTGCTGATCCTGGCCGATAACCAGCGCCCGGCCGCCCGCGCCCTGGAGAGCGTCGGGGCGGTGATGGCGCTCGAGGTCGCCAACCCGGACTTCACCGGCCATTTCGAGGAGGACGTCGCCCGGCTGCTGACCGATGGCCGCCTGCGCACCGGCATGGCCCTGGCCGCCGCCGACGTCTGCGATGGACGGGGCGCCGACCGGGTGGCCGACGCGGTGATGGGCCTTCTCCGCCCCTAG
- a CDS encoding glycosyltransferase family protein, which produces MILAILQARMSSSRLPGKVLMPLAGAPMMVRQIERLARSRKIDRIVVATSANPGDDVIEKTARREGIDVHRGPLDDVLARFLGALAAWPADTVVRLTADCPFADPDIIDETIAVFQESGADYASNTPPHRTFPKGLDVEVMTAAALRQAGALAATQEEREHVTWGIYNRPDQFRLAYHSQPTDEGEVRWTVDRPDDYAFTAAVYDALYPKDRAFTADAIRAFVRSRPDLLTYGGDRRA; this is translated from the coding sequence ATGATCCTCGCCATCCTCCAGGCCCGCATGAGCTCCTCCCGGTTGCCGGGCAAGGTGCTGATGCCGCTGGCCGGGGCGCCGATGATGGTGCGGCAGATCGAGCGGCTGGCCCGCTCGCGCAAGATCGACCGCATCGTCGTCGCCACCAGCGCCAACCCCGGCGACGACGTCATCGAAAAGACCGCCCGCCGCGAGGGCATCGATGTCCATCGCGGGCCCCTCGACGACGTCCTCGCCCGCTTCCTCGGCGCCCTGGCGGCCTGGCCGGCCGACACCGTCGTGCGCCTCACCGCCGACTGCCCCTTCGCCGATCCGGACATCATCGACGAGACCATCGCCGTCTTCCAGGAAAGCGGCGCCGACTACGCCAGCAACACCCCGCCGCACCGCACCTTTCCCAAGGGCCTCGACGTCGAGGTGATGACCGCCGCCGCCCTGCGCCAGGCCGGCGCCCTGGCCGCCACCCAGGAAGAGCGCGAGCACGTCACCTGGGGCATCTACAACCGGCCTGACCAGTTCCGCCTCGCCTACCACAGCCAGCCGACCGATGAGGGCGAGGTGCGCTGGACCGTCGACCGGCCCGACGACTACGCCTTCACCGCCGCCGTCTATGACGCCCTCTATCCGAAGGACCGCGCCTTCACCGCCGACGCCATCCGCGCCTTCGTGCGCTCGCGGCCGGACCTCCTCACCTACGGCGGCGACCGGCGGGCATGA